A region from the Arachis ipaensis cultivar K30076 chromosome B01, Araip1.1, whole genome shotgun sequence genome encodes:
- the LOC107630878 gene encoding protein-L-isoaspartate O-methyltransferase 1 isoform X2, with protein sequence MEQYWSGNAVNQNKGMVENLQRYGIIQSRKVAEVMETIDRGLFVPNGTPPYVDSPIPIGYNATISAPHMHATCLQLLEENLQPGMHALDVGSGTGYLTACFAMMVGPQGRAVGVEHIPELVSSSTENIQKSAAASLLKDGSLSVHSGDGRQGWPEFAPYDAIHVGAAAKEIPQPLIDQLKPGGRMVIPVGVLFQDLQVVDKNSDGSISIRTETSVRYVPLTSKEAQLQG encoded by the exons ATGGAG CAATATTGGTCTGGGAATGCCGTAAATCAAAACAAAGGGATGGTGGAGAATTTGCAGCGTTATGGAATAATCCAATCAAGAAAGGTAGCTGAAGTAATGGAAACTATTGATAGAGGTTTGTTCGTACCCAATGGAACCCCACCTTATGTTGACAGCCCAATCCCAATAGGCTATAATGCCACTATATCTGCGCCGCACATGCATGCCACCTGCCTTCAATTGCTTGAGGAGAATTTACAACCCGGGATGCATGCGCTGGATGTTGGCTCTG GAACTGGGTACTTGACGGCATGCTTTGCAATGATGGTTGGACCACAAGGCCGTGCTGTTGGTGTGGAGCATATTCCTGAATTGGTTTCCTCCTCAACCGAGAATATTCAGAAGAGTGCTGCTGCGTCACTACTGAAAGATGGTTCCCTTTCTGTGCATTCTGGTG ATGGGAGGCAAGGTTGGCCAGAGTTTGCTCCTTACGATGCCATTCACGTTGGGGCAGCGGCCAAGGAGATTCCACAACCACTTATTGACCAGTTGAAGCCAGGAGGTAGAATGGTGATTCCTGTTGGCGTCCTATTTCAGGATTTGCAGGTTGTGGATAAGAACTCTGATGGTTCCATCAGTATCCGGACGGAGACTTCTGTTCGTTATGTGCCTCTAACCAGTAAAGAAGCTCAACTGCAAGGTTAA
- the LOC107630891 gene encoding centromere protein X (The sequence of the model RefSeq protein was modified relative to this genomic sequence to represent the inferred CDS: added 24 bases not found in genome assembly) translates to MGEAAFECPLIHAILKRVWTARTLERERIEANEALDSEAGAGTSKKSRPTSVNGNALKLSCELVRVFVTEAVQRAAAVAEAEGSTQIEPSHLEFILPQLLLDF, encoded by the exons CCTTTGATTCATGCCATTCTGAAGCGCGTTTGGACCGCGCGAACCCTTg AGCGTGAAAGAATCGAAGCCAACGAAGCGTTGGATTCTGAG GCAGGAGCTGGAACTTCCAAGAAGAGTCGGCCAACTTCTG TCAATGGCAATGCACTAAAGCTTTCTTGTGAACTCGTTCGGGTTTTCGTCACAG AGGCTGTTCAGCGGGCTGCTGCAGTTGCGGAGGCAGAGGGAAGTACTCAAATAGAACCTTCTCATTTGGAGTTTATTCTGCCTCAGTTACTTCTAGATTTCTAA
- the LOC107630878 gene encoding protein-L-isoaspartate O-methyltransferase 1 isoform X1 → MNPKSKLNLILHKVQQYWSGNAVNQNKGMVENLQRYGIIQSRKVAEVMETIDRGLFVPNGTPPYVDSPIPIGYNATISAPHMHATCLQLLEENLQPGMHALDVGSGTGYLTACFAMMVGPQGRAVGVEHIPELVSSSTENIQKSAAASLLKDGSLSVHSGDGRQGWPEFAPYDAIHVGAAAKEIPQPLIDQLKPGGRMVIPVGVLFQDLQVVDKNSDGSISIRTETSVRYVPLTSKEAQLQG, encoded by the exons ATGAATCCAAAGTCCAAACTAAACTTGATATTGCACAAAGTACAGCAATATTGGTCTGGGAATGCCGTAAATCAAAACAAAGGGATGGTGGAGAATTTGCAGCGTTATGGAATAATCCAATCAAGAAAGGTAGCTGAAGTAATGGAAACTATTGATAGAGGTTTGTTCGTACCCAATGGAACCCCACCTTATGTTGACAGCCCAATCCCAATAGGCTATAATGCCACTATATCTGCGCCGCACATGCATGCCACCTGCCTTCAATTGCTTGAGGAGAATTTACAACCCGGGATGCATGCGCTGGATGTTGGCTCTG GAACTGGGTACTTGACGGCATGCTTTGCAATGATGGTTGGACCACAAGGCCGTGCTGTTGGTGTGGAGCATATTCCTGAATTGGTTTCCTCCTCAACCGAGAATATTCAGAAGAGTGCTGCTGCGTCACTACTGAAAGATGGTTCCCTTTCTGTGCATTCTGGTG ATGGGAGGCAAGGTTGGCCAGAGTTTGCTCCTTACGATGCCATTCACGTTGGGGCAGCGGCCAAGGAGATTCCACAACCACTTATTGACCAGTTGAAGCCAGGAGGTAGAATGGTGATTCCTGTTGGCGTCCTATTTCAGGATTTGCAGGTTGTGGATAAGAACTCTGATGGTTCCATCAGTATCCGGACGGAGACTTCTGTTCGTTATGTGCCTCTAACCAGTAAAGAAGCTCAACTGCAAGGTTAA
- the LOC107630872 gene encoding 28 kDa ribonucleoprotein, chloroplastic, translating into MATMPLFKSFTLASQSWLLSPPSLFYTKPKHCPFHSLRHSSRPLRFQVASFNSSSFLSLSRSLCLTTRTIHHSPMLTFVAQASDWPQQQEVDGEEEEATWENEGEPKWVNQDDETEAVIDGSEGEGEGGFDETSEDAKLFVGNLPFDVDSQRLAMLFEQAGTVEIAEVIYNRATDRSRGFGFVTMSTVEEADRAVEKFSGYELDGRTLTVNKAAPRGSQPERSPRTFDSSLRVYVGNLPWDVDNIRLEQIFSEHGKVEQARIVYDRETGRSRGFGFVTMSSETDMNDAIAALDGQSLDGRSLRVSVAEDRPRRSF; encoded by the exons ATGGCAACCATGCCTCTCTTCAAGTCCTTTACATTGGCATCACAATCATGGCTACTCTCTCCCCCGTCACTCTTTTACACCAAACCCAAACACTGCCCTTTTCACTCACTTCGTCATTCTTCTAGACCACTCAGATTTCAAGTTGCATCCTTCAATTCTTCTTCGTTCCTTTCACTTTCACGCTCTCTATGCCTCACCACGAGGAccattcatcattctcctatGCTCACCTTTGTCGCACAAGCATCAGATTGGCCTCAGCAACAAGAAGTTgatggtgaagaagaagaagcaacgtgGGAGAACGAAGGCGAACCCAAATGGGTAAACCAAGATGATGAAACTGAGGCTGTGATTGATGGTAGTGAGGGAGAAGGGGAAGGTGGGTTTGATGAAACTTCTGAGGATGCAAAACTCTTTGTTGGTAACTTGCCTTTTGATGTTGATAGCCAGAGACTTGCCATGCTCTTCGAGCAGGCCGGAACGGTGGAGATAGCCGAG GTAATTTACAATAGGGCAACCGATCGGAGTCGCGGGTTTGGATTTGTAACAATGAGTACAGTTGAGGAAGCTGACAGAGCTGTGGAGAAGTTCAGTGGCTAT GAGTTAGATGGAAGAACGTTGACTGTTAATAAGGCTGCTCCAAGAGGATCGCAGCCGGAGCGGTCACCGCGCACCTTTGATTCCTCGTTAAGAGTATATGTTGGTAACTTGCCTTGGGATGTTGATAATATTCGACTAGAGCAAATTTTCAGTGAACATGGTAAGGTTGAGCAAGCTCGGATAGTGTATGACAGAGAGACTGGTAGATCACGTGGTTTTGGCTTTGTCACAATGTCCAGTGAGACTGATATGAATGATGCCATTGCTGCTCTTGATGGCCAG AGCTTGGATGGGCGGTCACTCAGAGTGAGTGTTGCTGAGGATAGGCCCAGACGCAGCTTCTGA